The stretch of DNA aacacaaaCTATGAATGTTACAAGctaatctaaatatatattagccTGTAAAACACAATCTGCCTATGTTGTTAGTACTCTGTGTACAATGTTAGCTTCTTGATGATTCTTGCAGCTTGCGTGAGTAAATTCACATAATATTAGAAAGACAGTAAATCTAAAATTCATGGGGATTgaatttttaacaatgcattgAATTTTAATAGACAATCTGAATGTTACAAgctaatctaaaaatatatattagcttCTAAAACATATTCAATGTGTTGCATCATCAGTAAAACTAATTCAATGTGTTGCATCATCAGTTTGAGTACATGCATTGGGTTTCTAAAACAACCAGTATTGAATTAGTTTTCTGTATATATAATGGCCCATGGGTTTTTTAACACAATGGCATTGATCATAGGCTGACTTTATCTTGGATTAGACCAAGAAAAATCATCGTCGGACAGTCACAAGTTAGCTATCTCATGCATATAACGCGTTTCATTACAAGCTACACAAAAAATACTTGAGTTATGCATCACATGAGGAGGCAGTAGCTAATGGAAGTGCGTTGGTAGAGAAGCCAGTATGGGAGTGGTTATGCAATCGGTGGGCGAGTGATGACTTCAAGGTAAGCATGTGTGGTTGTTTTTCTTCTAGAATTCACATGTCAAAAGGTAATATCAGTGGctatttaaataagaaaatgaaattgtttatCTATAATATTTCCCACATCCTTAGCAATAAAATAAGTTCCATTAATTGTTGTTGATGGCAATTGACGTAGGGTTGAAAAAAGCCATtaaattttctgttttgttgcaaaaaatgtccagccaaaacaaagaaaataggtGTAAGCAAATGGTCAACCACACAAGCGGAAGGACTTCGTTTGTTGTACTAATGGAAAGAAAGGTATTGAGATTATATGATATccagtttttactttttatgaaaattaaattttatttgccAAACTATGCTAATGTGGTTGGTATGCCTATATGTTCATGTAGAAGGACAATAATCTAATTGATTTCTACAAAGATGTGCATTGGTCGAATAAAAAAGATAGATTTATCACACAAACTACAGAAGACAATTATGTGAGTAAATCCTTGTTTATTCATAAGTAGCTGGTtgattcattatatttttaactgtTTAGTGTATGAAAAGTTCATTGTCTAGTGTTAGCACATAAGTATGGAACTTAGTGGACAATCTTTATGGTTGTATTATGTTCATGGTTTAAGTTGTTTTGGCCACAGAATCAGATGGTTCAATTGATGAATGCCAAAGACCCAGACGCTCTCACAGATGACGCAATAGCAACCATATTTAGGGTGGTATTGGGACATAGGTCAAGGTATAATAGATGGCTAGGCCACTATGTTATGCCCGAATCTACTAAAGTGGTTGGAGTATCAAATGAGAAGTATGAACGGCTTGCTGAGGAGAATGACGCAAATAGGAAAAATGTAGAGTATTACCAAAATCGAGTTGAAGAGATTGAAGGTGGTTTCAGGATGATGAAGGAGCATATGCGGGATTATGAGCAACGTGTAAACATGAGAATGTCAGACGTGGAGATGGAATTAGAGTCTCAGAGAGAGACTCAAACTGCAGTTCCTTAGCTGACATTTCTGCATGCCAACAGTTaccaattttgtattttgaccTACACTTTTGCTGCACTTTTGATGAAGGGGTGTTGGGGATGCTGATAATATAGTAATACTTTTGAAAATTGATTAATTATATTCTGATCTTGGTGCAGAGGGTCAAGGATGGGAGGTAAATTGGTTTCTTGCTCTATATTGACTGGATGTTACTAAATTATTTGATGATGTTTGGAGAGGTCATCTATGACAGATTCAGTGACCTTTCTAGATGATTACCATGTAAAGTGACAACTGTTACGTGGGTGTGTTGTCATGTTGATAGAATGCTAAAATGGTATCATGTAAATCAATTTGCATTGTTAAAACTGCCATAGATTACTCAATTTGCAGTTTTAACAATACAAACAGATTTAACTAATTGTCATGAATCAAATGGACTTTGCTGGATATTAACAGGATATTGCCTGTAATTTAAAACATCTTGAAATAGAAAATCTGTCTGCAATGTTTTCCAGTTTAATCGTTACTTAAGTTGGTTTTTGGGAGGTTTAATTAGAACAAACCATGATTTACGTACTGCATGCTAAAAGCAATGACTCATATATTGACAGTAAATGGTACTTAATACTATGGGTGGTAGCTAAATTGGGCAGCAAATAAATTTCAGTTATACCATACTGACTTGTGAAGAGGTTTTTAGGCATACACAAAATGCTTATAGTATGAGGAATTGTGTTATTGCAAAGCATAAAGGGTGACTAGTGCAATAGCAGGATATGGTGAAATATAGAtggaataattatatatgaaaggcatatatatgcatgaactTACTGTTGTTATATATACATGACAGGGTTCTTGTAAAGGCAAGGCAGAAATTACAATGATATTTCTGCATGGCAAGATGGTACTGCTACCAAGAAGTACATGGCCCTATGAAGAGTAAggtaaacaaaataaatatccaTCAAATTCCATCGAAAAAGGCTTATGAAAAACGACATTCAATCATTGGGATCGAGTATACTgacatgcatgcagtatatGAATTGCTTATCAGAACAATTGATATTAAAACCACACTCATCTCCACCAGgcaatgaaggaaaaatgacacttttcctAGTGATGGAGCAGTAATTTTGTAAAGTGTTTTAGGCTGCCCAACAcacaataaacaacaaaatttgtTTCTGTTTGGCAATTGAAAGTATATGGAATGAAGATGTGATTTTAATAACTTAAAATCTTAACCATGGCtgcattttttttagatgagttaacTGCCATGTTGTTGTGTATTGGAACAGGTGATCAATAATTTACATCCAAGGGCAGTGGTGATTTGGATGTGTGTCCCAAGACCCCAAAGAACTTTAAGTTTAAATTTTCCTCTATATGTGGGGTATGTACTTGTACATGTAGAGATATATAGTAGGACTGCTGGTATGTTGAAATAGCTAGTATGGATCAGAATTATGAGATCACTGCTAAACTAAGTTATGGACAAAGTTGAATGAAAGAGTAATCTCTAGTTGAGATATTTGACATACTGCTTTCAGCAAGAATGTAAACGATTAAAGTCTTCAATTGCAAGCATGTGGTAGAACCTATAATTGCATGGTTGATTAATTTAggcctgtatatatatatatatatatatatatatatatatatatatatatatatagatagatatttatatatatagatatataggcAATCTCCTCTCTGTGTCTGATATACACAcactgaaatatatatatatatataggcctaCATGTTGGGATATATATCATGTTCAAAACCAGATTCAagcctataaatatatatatatatatatatatgtgggtgCAAAACCAGATGAGCACCATTTTTGAAGTGGACTATATACATGTGCTTGTGTGTGAAAATTAACCATAAATATATTGTGCAAACCCAATGTGAGAAAACAGGCATGATTAGTTAGAGTGTCAAACCAGAGTGAATGTACATGCATGTAAGTTCACGCTGGTTTGACATGTTTCCATAGATTAGCCATAGCCCTAGCTCTGCTTATGATCAATGACCAAGCATGACTACAGTAATAGTTCCACAGATTAGCAAAAAATGTATTAGAATTAAATTAGGTCAATTTGCCCTTGAGAgttcaataataatatatgattgTCCTGCCTCAAGAATTGTAAAAATGTAGAACCAAATTTGCTAAAAATATGCGAGGGAATAAATTTTTGGAGGAAAAATTTTCGCCATAAAATTCTTACCAAGCGCCGATTATAACTTGGGGTGCAAATCGatctttcaattctgctgcGGCGACATGGGTGGACGCcgtaaattaatttctttggtGTCGACTCGAGAGTAATCCATGGCGAGTATTCAGCTGCGGGTTAGTGTGTTGGGCGAATCTGAGATCGCGGTGGTTTGGGAGAATGCTGTAAAAAACCTTAACCAGTCTCACCAAAATCATGTAAGTGCGGCGATAATTTTATTGCCGCTAGTTTCTTCGGCGCATCTAAAACCGTCAAACTTAAAAACCTCATCTCAACCACCAGAATGCTCGCAGGAAGAAAGTGGAGTTATCGGTGATTTCGTTGATTTCAAAAGTTTACTTTTGCGGCAGTTACCGATATTGCCTTTCTCGGCAAGAAGATCGACGGGAAGATGCGAAATTTTTCGACGGATCGGTTGTGGCGAAAAACATAGTAGATGTCACGCTCGCTTACTGACGTTTGGCCTGCGATGTAAAAATTGTGGCTTAAAGAGTTTTGCCATGGTTTTGCCTACTTTTGAGGCGTATAATGGTCGCcgcaaaaaaatgtaaattgtTGTAGTGATGACATTGGCCGACAGCAGGGAGAATCAGAACACTGCTGAGGGATGAGAcaaggaaaaattaaaagaaaaaaaaaacttaactgacataacataatatcacgtcaatttgtaagatCTCTTTATAGCTTGagtaattttcatattataaatcCCATTTAAGATATCAAGTTCACCAAAGAATTTGACTAAATGAGTGATCTATgattaaacaaattaaagaaagatgGTATTTTTCTAGTGTTAATTTAACTAACTGATCAAAATGGTTAAGAGCCAGTGGGAATGCTTCCAATTGAGTGGGTGGGGGCAGGCTATTTCGTGGGGATATATCTGGCTGTCCATACCAAGTCAGATGACGGTAATGGGAATGACACTTTAGGTGAGAATTGTCAATCCGCGGTAGGTTTTGGATGGGTAGGATACGTAGGAATACGattaaaaaatcaagaaatgatagttacaattTTGAATATGGAAATGTCGaatagttatttaaaaaaaaaaaaataaatacatgacctaaataaaaaaaattaattttttaataataaatctcactcttttttaacgTAACTGcacaatatttaaatactatacgattatatataacattacttttaaaaaaacctcattcaatattatataatgaTTAGCCCCCAAACTTATTCATACATGGATTCCATCTTGCTGATGCAATAGCATTGATAAGTATaatgaatttaatgtattttattagGGTCTGAAATGAGGTTTTggccccatgcatgcatgcaagcatgCACGCGCGCGCGCGCCCAACTCGAAACCACATCATGCATCCATGACTGACCAATTAAGTTGCTTTCCACACCGTTTTTTTGACCATCCTTGTCAAGGTTTTGCATTCCTCTTTTTGGATAACATCTACTACCCaacatagaaaaataattgaggaAGTGGGATTGAAGAGATATCCATTAACTTGTCAAAAGTATTCGGTGCCAATCCATCATGTCTGAATTTAACTATAATGAAAAGGACAATATTATTTGACCATACGCACAAGGAAACTTTTAGCTGATAATTCCATGCATCGTTTCAATGAGTTATTTTGTCTTCTTCAATGTTTTCCAAATTAGCATATGCACATTTCCACGAAAATTTAAAACGcgatttgaataattttaaaaaactaaccCTATTTTGCACGGTCCAAACTTATTAGAGTGTGCcgtatataatttttgaaagagtgTGAATCCCACACGATAATTTAGAGTCgatttgaatagtaagatgatattattttagataaattaaattacttattattatattttatgtaaaaatttataaaatttataataatgagataagatatccAAACGAGTCATTAATGTTGTTTTTGTCATTTAACCGTCTaattaagtttagaaaattgaaaaatatctcaattgtCCGTTTTGAACTAGTTTTCATGTTAATATTAGTTCTAAATCAACCAAAACTATGACTTGCCAAACAATCTCTAACAATTGATATTAATGActtgtaataataattaaaaaatgattaaaaaatctTGCAAGGTTCATCCTATTTATCGATAAAGTAGATATTATATCTTATCCAAATTGGGAAACACTGAATTCCATTTGTAGTTATAGGAAAAGATTATGTGAACGACAATTTTTTTTGAGTATTTGATACCCGTTATTGTATGAAACGGTAATTTGGTAAccgtattttttatttcattagcGGCCAAAGCCGCGAATATCATACACCGGATTCAATACCATTGGCTGGCTAAAGATGTTCCCTGAATCCATATATTGGTATGGTGTTTCACCGAGCTGGGGTTTCTCAGCATTATTGTCAGTTCCGGCATTGCCAATGGCGTTTTGGAAATCAAAGGTCGTGTTGTATGAATTGTCACACAAAAGTTGGGAAATTGAGCCCAAGTATTCCATATCCAATAGGTGATTAATGGAACAGGTCCTCGGAAACCTTGACATGTTTTGCTCACTAGCATCATTGCCCATTAATGTGACATCAGTTTGAGCAACATGGGTGTCCACTGTCTGCTCCAAAGCCTTCGTCATATGTCTCTTCTTGTAGATCCTGCATAAGACCCAATCATCCAACTGAAATAAACAAACACAGAAGATGGTTAAATTAACCCAGGTACACGACCAAACGTCTTGAAAAGTTGGAAACCTATGTAACAGCAGCAAAAAGGCTAATTTGCTTACTCTCATGGATCCCATATGCTTGTTGGGTTGTTTACGGGAATCGTTCAAGCGATATTCATGCATAATCCAGTCTGTCTTCACACCCTTTGGCGGCCTACCCTTGTAAAACACCAGAGCTTTCTTCACCCCGACGTACTGAGACCCACTGTAGATAGCCTTGTCCGTGCCGGTGGCTTTCCAGTACCCAGACACGGTTGCTCGATTTGGCCGCACCCCATTTGGGTACTTCCGATCACGCGGGCTAAAGAAGTACCATTCATTTTCTCCGAACTCTGTTTTCTCTGCATTGCACGAAGTTAACCAATCAGtttaaaaaggtaaaaaatcgGAGAGTCAGTCGAGCATTTAAACAAGATCTGGGAACCGAGTTACAATCCACAGTACTAACCGGGCAATTGCCATGGATCAAACTTGTAAATATCGACCTCCGGGATGATCGATACAGGGCATGGCCTTGATTTTGCTTGGTTACGAAGGTAAAACACGATCAGTTCCTCATCAGTTGGGTGGAACCTAAAACCAGGAGGAAGGCCAGAGCCATTATGTTTGCCCTCCATTGATCTTACTTTTCTCTAAACAAATGAATACAAGAAACaggataaaataaatttcaaaacttgGAACTGTCGTTTCCTATGATTTTCTCGGCATACAAGGATAGGGAAGCCGAGGAAAAGAAAGGGGTTTTGAAACAAATTC from Juglans microcarpa x Juglans regia isolate MS1-56 chromosome 3S, Jm3101_v1.0, whole genome shotgun sequence encodes:
- the LOC121258036 gene encoding uncharacterized protein LOC121258036, which encodes MVNHTSGRTSFVVLMERKNQMVQLMNAKDPDALTDDAIATIFRVVLGHRSRYNRWLGHYVMPESTKVVGVSNEKYERLAEENDANRKNVEYYQNRVEEIEGGFRMMKEHMRDYEQRVNMRMSDVEMELESQRETQTAVP
- the LOC121258420 gene encoding NAC domain-containing protein 2-like isoform X2, which translates into the protein MEGKHNGSGLPPGFRFHPTDEELIVFYLRNQAKSRPCPVSIIPEVDIYKFDPWQLPEKTEFGENEWYFFSPRDRKYPNGVRPNRATVSGYWKATGTDKAIYSGSQYVGVKKALVFYKGRPPKGVKTDWIMHEYRLNDSRKQPNKHMGSMRDLQEETYDEGFGADSGHPCCSN
- the LOC121258420 gene encoding NAC domain-containing protein 2-like isoform X1, whose translation is MEGKHNGSGLPPGFRFHPTDEELIVFYLRNQAKSRPCPVSIIPEVDIYKFDPWQLPEKTEFGENEWYFFSPRDRKYPNGVRPNRATVSGYWKATGTDKAIYSGSQYVGVKKALVFYKGRPPKGVKTDWIMHEYRLNDSRKQPNKHMGSMRLDDWVLCRIYKKRHMTKALEQTVDTHVAQTDVTLMGNDASEQNMSRFPRTCSINHLLDMEYLGSISQLLCDNSYNTTFDFQNAIGNAGTDNNAEKPQLGETPYQYMDSGNIFSQPMVLNPVYDIRGFGR